One genomic region from Nocardia vinacea encodes:
- a CDS encoding deoxyribonuclease IV, with translation MRIGAHVRLDSDPIGFGEKLGADVIQLFVVDPQSWDKPTPHPRTEEILASPIDVVVHSSYQINVASLNNRLRMPSRNAVAQQAKAAADIGAFGLVVHGGHVRSDSELETGIDNWRKLFERQQDKGGFAVPILIENTAGGNHAMARHFDSIARLWDAVGDFGAGFCLDTCHAWAGGEDLVGVVERIKAITGRIDLVHLNSSRDEFNSGADRHANFADGTIDPELLAEVCRTADAPVVLETPGEGVAEDLAYLREHVG, from the coding sequence ATGCGCATTGGAGCACACGTCCGGCTCGACAGCGATCCGATCGGCTTCGGTGAAAAACTCGGCGCCGATGTCATCCAACTGTTCGTCGTCGACCCGCAGAGTTGGGACAAACCGACCCCGCATCCGCGGACCGAGGAGATCCTCGCCAGCCCGATCGATGTGGTGGTGCACTCGTCCTATCAGATCAATGTGGCCAGCCTGAACAATCGCCTGCGCATGCCGTCGCGCAATGCGGTCGCGCAGCAAGCCAAGGCCGCCGCCGATATCGGCGCGTTCGGTCTGGTGGTGCACGGCGGCCATGTCCGCTCCGACAGCGAACTGGAGACCGGAATCGATAACTGGCGCAAGCTGTTCGAGCGTCAGCAGGACAAGGGCGGCTTCGCGGTGCCGATCCTGATCGAGAACACCGCGGGCGGCAACCACGCCATGGCCCGGCATTTCGATTCGATCGCCCGGCTCTGGGACGCGGTCGGCGATTTCGGCGCGGGCTTCTGCCTGGACACCTGCCACGCCTGGGCGGGCGGTGAGGATCTGGTCGGCGTCGTCGAGCGGATCAAGGCCATCACCGGCCGCATCGACCTGGTGCACCTGAACTCCTCCCGCGACGAATTCAATTCGGGCGCGGACCGTCATGCCAATTTCGCGGACGGGACGATCGATCCGGAGTTGCTCGCCGAGGTGTGCCGGACGGCGGACGCGCCGGTGGTTCTGGAGACGCCCGGCGAGGGTGTCGCCGAGGATCTGGCGTACTTGCGCGAGCACGTCGGCTGA
- a CDS encoding CaiB/BaiF CoA-transferase family protein produces MSISPLDGVRVLELGNYIAAPTAGRILGDFGAEVIKVERPKAGDELRNWRLYGGDTSMLYRTINRNKKSITLDLRTEAGRGIVLDLLRHCDVLLENFRPGMLEKWGLGPEVLNEVNPDLVITRISAYGQTGPLAARPGFAAVAEAVGGLRELVGDPDRPPVRVGVSIGDSIAGIYAAFGTVMALFQRQRTNTSIPLGERVIDVALNEAILSVMESLVPDYLAYGINRERVGGRMEGIAPSNAYPTSDGASIIIGGNGDAIFQRYMEVIGRPDLAADPELQDNAGRWRNRERLDASIAEWTVRHTRDEALKLLEAAAIPCGPIYTAADIVVDEQYKARNMIQPFPVDVGAPQPKTVGFPGIVPVIGGKSLPIRNVGPDLGEHTREVLSELLGMSDADIAGLEA; encoded by the coding sequence ATGAGCATCAGCCCGCTGGACGGGGTTCGCGTCCTGGAACTCGGCAATTACATCGCCGCGCCGACCGCTGGTCGCATCCTCGGCGATTTCGGTGCCGAGGTGATCAAAGTGGAGCGGCCGAAGGCCGGGGACGAGCTACGCAACTGGCGACTCTACGGCGGCGATACGTCGATGCTGTACCGCACCATCAACCGGAACAAGAAGTCGATCACGCTGGATCTGCGCACCGAGGCGGGCCGGGGCATCGTCCTGGATCTGCTCCGGCACTGCGATGTGCTGCTGGAGAACTTCCGGCCGGGCATGCTCGAGAAGTGGGGCCTCGGTCCGGAGGTGCTGAACGAAGTCAATCCGGATCTGGTGATCACCCGGATTTCCGCTTACGGGCAGACCGGGCCGCTGGCCGCGCGGCCCGGTTTCGCCGCGGTCGCCGAGGCGGTCGGCGGGCTGCGCGAACTCGTCGGTGATCCGGATCGGCCGCCGGTGCGGGTCGGCGTGTCCATCGGTGATTCGATCGCGGGGATCTACGCGGCGTTCGGCACAGTGATGGCGCTGTTCCAGCGGCAACGCACCAATACGTCGATACCGCTGGGGGAACGCGTCATCGATGTGGCGCTGAACGAGGCGATCCTGTCGGTGATGGAATCGCTGGTGCCCGACTATCTTGCGTACGGCATCAACCGCGAGCGGGTCGGCGGGCGGATGGAGGGCATCGCGCCGAGTAATGCCTACCCGACCAGCGACGGCGCGAGCATCATCATCGGCGGTAACGGGGACGCCATCTTCCAGCGCTATATGGAGGTGATCGGCCGTCCCGATCTGGCTGCCGATCCGGAACTGCAGGACAACGCCGGACGCTGGCGCAATCGCGAACGGCTCGACGCGTCCATCGCCGAATGGACCGTGCGGCACACCCGCGACGAGGCGCTGAAACTGTTGGAGGCGGCGGCCATTCCGTGCGGCCCCATCTACACCGCCGCCGATATCGTCGTCGACGAGCAGTACAAGGCGCGCAATATGATTCAGCCGTTCCCGGTGGATGTCGGTGCGCCGCAACCGAAGACGGTCGGCTTTCCCGGCATCGTCCCGGTGATCGGTGGAAAGTCCCTGCCCATCCGCAATGTCGGACCGGACCTGGGTGAGCACACGCGAGAGGTGCTGTCGGAACTGCTCGGAATGAGCGATGCCGATATCGCCGGATTGGAGGCGTGA
- a CDS encoding GNAT family N-acetyltransferase: MRIEITADAARFRSLAESFLLRDPLRHTVITTGIANHLTGMQVDADCSRFLSVHDDDATVIGAAMRAAGRGVYLGELPTGSVVPVADAMAEVAADAGGVEGATDDATEFAEHWGKQHGVGYREMYSTRLYRLADLNFPDAPGTARRATDSDVGLCVEWTEAMRLESGMPPPTLTAIAIRNRIATGRWWLWERDGEPVSLAAHQIPVFGWSRIGPVYTPPAHRGNGYAGILTAHVSRTLRWNNLNVCLFADIANSTANRIYRAIGFEPVRDFVDYQFTSATITP; the protein is encoded by the coding sequence ATGAGGATCGAGATCACCGCCGATGCCGCACGGTTCCGGTCGCTGGCCGAGTCGTTTCTGCTGCGCGATCCGTTGCGACACACGGTGATCACCACCGGGATCGCCAACCACCTGACCGGCATGCAGGTCGATGCCGACTGCTCGCGGTTCCTGTCCGTCCACGACGACGACGCGACAGTGATCGGCGCCGCCATGCGTGCGGCCGGCCGCGGCGTGTATCTCGGTGAGCTGCCCACGGGAAGTGTTGTGCCCGTTGCCGATGCGATGGCCGAGGTCGCCGCGGATGCGGGTGGGGTCGAGGGCGCGACCGATGATGCCACCGAATTCGCCGAACACTGGGGCAAACAGCACGGTGTCGGCTATCGGGAGATGTACTCGACCCGCCTCTACCGGCTCGCGGACCTGAACTTTCCGGATGCCCCCGGAACAGCCCGTCGTGCAACCGATTCCGATGTCGGGCTGTGCGTCGAATGGACCGAAGCCATGCGTCTCGAATCCGGTATGCCGCCGCCGACCTTGACCGCCATCGCCATCCGGAACCGCATCGCGACCGGTCGCTGGTGGCTGTGGGAGCGCGACGGCGAGCCCGTCTCCCTTGCCGCACACCAGATCCCGGTCTTCGGCTGGTCCCGAATCGGCCCCGTCTACACCCCACCCGCCCACCGCGGCAACGGCTACGCCGGCATCCTCACCGCCCACGTATCCCGCACCCTGCGCTGGAACAACCTGAACGTCTGCCTCTTCGCCGACATCGCCAACTCCACCGCGAACCGCATCTACCGCGCCATCGGCTTCGAACCCGTCCGCGATTTCGTGGATTACCAATTCACCTCGGCCACAATCACTCCCTGA
- a CDS encoding MmcQ/YjbR family DNA-binding protein, with protein MLDADDVRRIALSFPKTLEKERWNHPTFDVAGKMFVTIPDDQTSFAIRCPRHDREELIAAEPDKFWVPPHEASSSWIRARLSAVEDIDELYDILLDSWRQAAPPDLIED; from the coding sequence GTGCTCGACGCCGACGACGTGCGCCGCATCGCGTTGTCCTTTCCCAAGACCTTGGAGAAGGAACGCTGGAACCATCCCACCTTCGATGTGGCGGGCAAAATGTTCGTCACCATCCCCGACGATCAGACCTCGTTCGCCATCCGCTGCCCCAGACACGATCGCGAAGAACTCATCGCCGCCGAACCGGACAAGTTCTGGGTCCCGCCGCACGAGGCGTCCTCGTCCTGGATCCGGGCCCGGCTCTCCGCCGTGGAAGATATCGACGAACTGTACGACATCCTGCTGGATTCCTGGCGTCAGGCCGCACCCCCCGACCTCATCGAGGACTGA
- a CDS encoding TauD/TfdA family dioxygenase has translation MTVDYAQTTATVTKIGARIGAQVDNVRLGGDVDAATVAVIRRALLEHKVIFFRGQDHLTEDGQYEFAQLLGTPTTPHPTVTSHGVKSLAIDSEYGRANSWHTDVTFVDRIPKASILRAVTLPTYGGSTTWASTVAAYDSLPEPLKRLAESLRAVHTNLYDYAATDVDRSNPNTDAYRAEFQSDYYETEHPVVRVHPETGERALLVGHFVKRFVGVSTSESQALFRLFQDRVTRLENTTRWNWQPGDVAIWDNRATQHYAVDDYDNQPRKLTRITLAGDIPVAVDGVKSTSLHGNAEHYSIIEEVSPLES, from the coding sequence ATGACGGTCGACTACGCCCAGACAACCGCCACCGTGACCAAAATCGGCGCTCGCATCGGCGCCCAGGTCGACAATGTCCGGCTCGGCGGCGATGTGGACGCGGCAACCGTCGCGGTGATCCGGCGCGCGCTGCTCGAGCACAAGGTCATCTTCTTCCGCGGCCAGGACCATTTGACCGAGGACGGGCAGTACGAGTTCGCGCAACTGCTCGGCACCCCGACCACCCCGCATCCGACGGTCACCTCGCACGGCGTCAAGAGCCTGGCCATCGACTCGGAGTACGGCCGCGCCAATAGCTGGCACACCGACGTCACCTTCGTCGACCGGATCCCGAAGGCCTCCATCCTGCGCGCGGTCACCCTGCCGACCTACGGCGGCTCCACCACCTGGGCCTCCACCGTCGCCGCCTACGATTCGCTGCCGGAGCCGCTTAAGCGCCTGGCCGAGAGCCTGCGGGCCGTGCACACCAACCTCTACGACTACGCCGCCACCGACGTCGACCGGAGCAACCCGAATACCGACGCCTACCGCGCCGAGTTCCAGTCCGACTACTACGAGACCGAGCATCCGGTGGTGCGGGTGCACCCGGAGACCGGTGAGCGCGCACTGCTGGTCGGGCACTTCGTCAAGCGCTTCGTCGGGGTCTCCACCAGTGAGTCCCAGGCCCTGTTTCGCCTGTTCCAGGACCGGGTGACCCGGCTGGAGAACACCACCCGCTGGAACTGGCAGCCCGGTGACGTCGCTATTTGGGATAACCGCGCCACCCAGCACTACGCCGTCGACGACTACGACAACCAGCCGCGCAAGCTGACCCGGATCACCCTCGCCGGCGATATCCCGGTCGCGGTGGACGGCGTCAAGAGCACCTCGCTTCACGGCAATGCCGAGCACTACTCGATCATCGAGGAAGTTTCCCCACTGGAGTCGTGA
- a CDS encoding YafY family protein → MNDTPARLLRLLSLLQTPREWPGSELADRLGVTDRTVRRDIDRLRDLGYPVEATMGATGGYRLVAGTAMPPLLVDDDEAVAIAVGLRAAAGSAIVGIEEASVRALAKLEQVLPAKLRRRVRVLGTALVPHTDDAPAVDPEVLTALAAAITNRERVRFAYRGESGAETRRHIEPVGLVPSRRRWYLVGHDMDRDDWRIFRVDRIDRPQPTGARYSQRALPAADPAAYVAGRRTDWGTPSFRVRVTIQAPIGRVAGRLGDSPGDIAPIDDDSCRLEATRDDDPTWLAYRLIELGANFRVHEPPVLVERLRTIASRITDAVT, encoded by the coding sequence ATGAACGACACCCCCGCCCGCCTGCTGCGCCTGCTCTCCCTGCTGCAGACACCACGTGAATGGCCGGGTAGCGAACTCGCCGATCGCCTCGGCGTCACCGACCGCACCGTGCGCCGCGATATCGACCGGTTGCGCGACCTCGGCTATCCGGTCGAGGCGACGATGGGTGCGACCGGCGGCTACCGGCTGGTGGCCGGTACCGCGATGCCGCCGCTCCTGGTCGATGACGACGAGGCGGTCGCCATCGCGGTCGGGCTACGCGCCGCCGCCGGATCCGCCATCGTCGGCATCGAGGAGGCCTCGGTCCGCGCACTGGCCAAGCTGGAACAGGTGTTGCCCGCCAAATTGCGCCGCAGGGTGCGGGTGCTCGGCACCGCCCTGGTGCCGCACACCGACGACGCCCCGGCCGTCGATCCCGAGGTGCTGACCGCGCTGGCCGCGGCCATAACCAACAGGGAGCGGGTACGTTTCGCGTACCGGGGCGAATCCGGTGCCGAAACCCGTCGCCATATCGAACCGGTCGGGCTGGTGCCGTCACGGCGTCGCTGGTACCTCGTCGGCCACGATATGGACCGCGACGACTGGCGCATCTTCCGAGTCGATCGCATCGACCGACCGCAACCCACTGGAGCCCGCTACAGCCAGCGAGCACTGCCCGCCGCGGATCCGGCCGCCTATGTGGCGGGTCGCCGAACCGATTGGGGCACGCCGTCCTTCCGCGTCCGCGTGACCATCCAGGCCCCGATCGGCCGGGTCGCCGGCCGTCTCGGCGACTCCCCCGGCGATATCGCACCAATCGACGACGACTCCTGCCGACTGGAAGCCACCCGCGACGACGACCCGACCTGGTTGGCATACCGCCTGATCGAACTCGGCGCGAACTTCCGAGTCCACGAGCCGCCCGTCCTGGTGGAGCGGTTACGCACGATCGCGTCGCGCATAACCGACGCCGTCACTTGA
- a CDS encoding epoxide hydrolase family protein has product MRGGGRETGGLNEIRPFRIDIPQADIDDLIDRLVRTRWSAQLQGKGWERGVPVDYLRELAEYWRTGFDWRAQEAALNEFPQFITEIDGLDVHFLHVRSPEPDALPLILTHGWPNSFVEFTKTIGLLTDPRAHGLDPAQAFHVVVPSVPGFAFSEGPKETGMTVRRVAEMWVELMDRLGYQRYGTQGGDLGAYVAPEIALIAPDRVVGVHIDGGIGMPTEADVPTMTPEERAEWDQMQGWMSGGVNHHVLLRAAPQTFAHAWTDSPVGLLAWLMQKFNEFTPLAELAEDVMDRDHLLTNISLYWFTNTAGTSSWPMYNGLGDGGFVWPTGQKAVPTGVYAGGSALMLRLAERDNTIAHWPEGNTGNHFVPMELPDMHVADIRAFFGKVA; this is encoded by the coding sequence ATGAGGGGTGGCGGTCGGGAGACGGGTGGGCTGAACGAGATTCGCCCCTTCCGGATCGACATCCCGCAGGCCGATATCGACGATCTGATCGACCGGCTGGTCCGCACCCGCTGGTCGGCGCAGCTGCAGGGCAAGGGCTGGGAGCGCGGTGTTCCGGTCGACTATCTGCGGGAGCTGGCCGAGTACTGGCGCACCGGATTCGACTGGCGGGCCCAGGAGGCGGCATTGAACGAGTTCCCGCAGTTCATCACCGAAATCGACGGCCTGGACGTGCATTTCCTGCATGTGCGTTCGCCCGAGCCGGATGCGCTGCCGCTGATCCTGACCCACGGCTGGCCCAATTCGTTCGTCGAATTCACCAAAACCATCGGCCTGCTGACCGATCCGCGCGCCCACGGACTCGATCCGGCGCAGGCGTTCCATGTCGTGGTCCCGTCCGTGCCCGGTTTCGCATTCTCCGAAGGGCCGAAGGAGACCGGGATGACGGTGCGTCGGGTGGCCGAGATGTGGGTCGAGCTGATGGATCGGCTCGGTTACCAGCGCTATGGCACCCAGGGCGGTGATCTCGGGGCCTACGTGGCACCCGAAATCGCCCTTATCGCACCGGATCGTGTGGTCGGTGTGCATATCGATGGCGGTATCGGCATGCCGACCGAGGCCGATGTGCCGACCATGACGCCCGAGGAACGCGCGGAATGGGACCAGATGCAGGGCTGGATGTCCGGCGGCGTGAACCACCACGTGCTATTGCGTGCCGCGCCACAGACTTTCGCGCATGCCTGGACCGATTCCCCGGTGGGCCTGCTCGCCTGGCTGATGCAGAAATTCAACGAGTTCACCCCGTTGGCCGAACTGGCCGAGGACGTCATGGACCGCGATCATCTGCTGACCAATATCAGCCTGTACTGGTTCACCAACACGGCTGGGACGTCGTCCTGGCCGATGTACAACGGACTCGGCGACGGCGGATTCGTCTGGCCTACCGGCCAAAAGGCGGTACCGACGGGTGTCTACGCGGGGGGTTCCGCACTCATGCTGCGACTCGCCGAGCGCGACAACACCATTGCGCACTGGCCCGAGGGCAATACCGGAAACCACTTCGTGCCGATGGAACTGCCGGATATGCACGTCGCCGATATCCGAGCGTTCTTCGGCAAGGTGGCTTGA
- a CDS encoding acyl-CoA dehydrogenase family protein — protein sequence MKLSLTPDEVGFRDELRNFYRTEIPADIRDRVKYGHELSREDIVTSHKILNDHGLAVPNWPVAWGGKDWTPIQRHIWQDEMQLASVPEPLTFNAQMVGPVIAQFGSQEIKERFLPPTAALDIWWCQGFSEPDAGSDLASLRTTAVRDGDSYIVNGQKIWTTLGQYADWIFCLVRTDPNAPKKQAGISFLLFDVKSPGVTIRPIKLIDGGYEVNEVFFENVRVPADQLVGEENQGWTYAKFLLGNERTGITGVGRTKVKLGVAKDYARQTKSGSGTLLEDPVFAARIAELENELLALELTQLRVVSNSSDGKPNPASSVLKLRGSELQQAATELLLDIAGQDALPVDAADIASPGWAQRSGPSYLNYRKTTIYGGSSEVQRTIIASTILGL from the coding sequence ATGAAACTAAGTCTGACGCCCGACGAGGTGGGCTTCCGCGACGAGCTGCGGAACTTCTACCGGACCGAGATTCCCGCCGACATCCGTGACCGCGTCAAATACGGCCACGAACTGTCCCGCGAGGACATCGTCACTTCGCACAAGATCCTCAACGACCACGGTCTGGCAGTGCCGAACTGGCCGGTCGCATGGGGTGGCAAGGACTGGACGCCGATTCAGCGCCACATCTGGCAGGACGAAATGCAGCTGGCCTCGGTGCCCGAGCCGCTGACGTTCAACGCCCAGATGGTCGGCCCGGTGATCGCGCAATTCGGCTCGCAGGAGATCAAGGAGCGCTTCCTGCCGCCGACGGCCGCGCTGGATATCTGGTGGTGCCAGGGCTTCTCCGAGCCCGACGCCGGATCCGATCTGGCCTCGCTGCGCACCACCGCGGTGCGCGACGGTGACTCCTACATCGTCAACGGCCAGAAGATCTGGACCACCCTCGGCCAGTACGCGGACTGGATCTTCTGCCTGGTCCGCACCGATCCGAACGCACCGAAGAAGCAGGCGGGCATCTCCTTCCTGCTGTTCGATGTGAAGTCTCCCGGCGTCACCATCCGCCCGATCAAGCTGATCGACGGCGGCTACGAGGTCAACGAGGTCTTCTTCGAGAACGTGCGGGTGCCCGCCGATCAGCTGGTCGGCGAGGAGAACCAGGGCTGGACCTACGCCAAATTCCTGCTCGGCAACGAGCGCACCGGCATCACCGGTGTCGGGCGCACCAAGGTCAAGCTCGGTGTCGCGAAGGATTACGCGCGCCAGACCAAGTCGGGTTCGGGCACCCTGCTCGAGGATCCGGTATTCGCCGCGCGTATCGCCGAACTGGAGAACGAACTGCTCGCACTGGAACTGACCCAGTTGCGCGTGGTTTCGAACTCTTCGGACGGTAAGCCGAATCCGGCTTCGTCGGTGCTCAAGCTGCGCGGTTCCGAACTGCAGCAGGCCGCGACCGAGCTGCTGCTCGATATCGCGGGCCAGGACGCACTCCCGGTCGACGCCGCCGATATCGCCTCGCCCGGTTGGGCACAGCGCAGCGGCCCCAGCTATCTGAACTACCGCAAGACCACCATCTACGGAGGCTCCAGCGAGGTGCAGCGCACCATCATCGCCTCCACGATCCTCGGATTGTGA
- a CDS encoding serine/threonine-protein kinase encodes MLRTGDVFAGYTIKRVLGQGGMGTVYLAQHPRLPRLTALKLLKRELYTDAEIRRRFEREADLVAQLDHPNIVTVYDRGAEDQQLWISMQFVPGADASCADVNVLAPGRAVQIVADTAAALDFAHGNGVLHRDVKPANILLAKAPIGQPERVLLTDFGIAGMRDGESTLSSSGTITATLAYAAPEQLTGTPDYLADQYSLACSLFWMLTGVGPFQGANPMAVINGHLYGAIPSLRRYRPDVPPALDAVLARAMAKRSADRFGSCTEFAVAARRALVSSAPHPHQANGPYRPPMGMGPESHPGTEPPRDAGPARNPVPSRNAVPPNTSERVGSSRTARPSEPTNRSTPESPRTSQPRLPLPPRRSPRPGTIALPDIPRRPGRTPPGSAPRPPP; translated from the coding sequence GTGCTGCGAACTGGCGATGTTTTCGCTGGATACACGATCAAACGTGTGCTCGGCCAGGGCGGTATGGGCACCGTCTACCTGGCCCAGCATCCGCGCCTGCCGCGCCTGACCGCGCTGAAATTGTTGAAGCGCGAGCTGTATACCGATGCCGAGATCCGGCGCCGCTTCGAGCGGGAGGCCGATCTGGTCGCCCAGCTCGACCATCCGAATATCGTCACGGTCTACGACCGCGGCGCCGAGGATCAGCAGCTGTGGATCTCGATGCAATTCGTGCCGGGTGCGGATGCGTCCTGCGCGGATGTCAATGTGCTCGCGCCGGGCCGCGCGGTGCAGATCGTCGCCGATACCGCGGCCGCCCTGGATTTCGCACACGGCAACGGTGTGCTGCACCGCGATGTGAAACCGGCCAATATCTTGCTGGCCAAGGCGCCGATCGGACAGCCGGAACGGGTGCTGCTCACCGACTTCGGCATCGCGGGCATGCGCGACGGCGAGTCCACGTTGAGTTCGTCCGGAACCATTACCGCCACGCTGGCATACGCCGCGCCGGAACAACTGACCGGTACGCCGGATTACCTGGCCGACCAGTATTCACTGGCCTGCTCGCTGTTTTGGATGCTGACCGGTGTCGGGCCGTTCCAAGGGGCGAATCCCATGGCCGTCATCAACGGGCATCTGTATGGGGCGATACCGTCGCTGCGCCGGTATCGCCCCGACGTGCCGCCCGCGCTGGACGCGGTGCTGGCGCGGGCCATGGCCAAACGGTCCGCGGACCGCTTCGGCAGCTGTACCGAATTCGCCGTGGCGGCTCGGCGGGCGCTGGTGTCGTCCGCGCCGCACCCGCATCAAGCGAACGGTCCGTATCGCCCGCCGATGGGCATGGGTCCCGAATCGCATCCCGGCACCGAACCTCCTCGCGATGCCGGTCCGGCCCGGAACCCGGTGCCGTCCCGAAACGCGGTGCCCCCCAACACTTCCGAGCGGGTCGGCAGCAGCAGAACCGCCCGGCCGTCCGAGCCGACCAACCGTAGCACCCCCGAGTCTCCGCGAACGTCCCAGCCGCGCCTGCCGCTGCCGCCACGCCGTTCGCCGCGTCCCGGCACCATCGCCCTACCCGATATCCCACGTCGCCCCGGCAGAACGCCGCCCGGATCAGCGCCGCGCCCTCCGCCATAG
- a CDS encoding acyl-CoA dehydrogenase family protein: MDFELTDEQVMLRDTVRDLLARNYDSETRLKVTDTELGWSRDVWNQLAELGVLGLSFTEEDGGVGAGPVETMVVLEEIGRRLAPEPLLDAVLVPGGLVARVGSAEQRQRILPEVTGGTKLLAFAHAEPGVRWPSTELATTAVQQGDSWVLTGLKNPVPHGDSADELVVSAVLPTGGIGLFLVDAAGVQRKSYRTLDGQRGAQIEFDKVPGELLGDNIDAAEAVQVTIGHAQAALCAESIGAMEEALRLTTDYLKTRKQFGVTLSKFQTLTQRAANMYVSLELARSMSLYVNASLADGADAESLGHSASSVDAVVASRARLQVGRSARHIGQEAIQMHGGIGVTAEYPVSHYVARLTAIERTLGGGLEHLRVLSAQVGSYDLPEL, translated from the coding sequence ATGGATTTCGAACTCACCGATGAGCAGGTCATGCTGCGCGACACGGTTCGCGACCTGCTCGCCCGTAACTACGATTCCGAGACCCGTCTGAAGGTCACCGACACCGAACTCGGCTGGAGCCGCGATGTCTGGAACCAGCTGGCCGAACTCGGCGTGCTCGGCCTGAGCTTCACCGAGGAGGACGGCGGCGTCGGCGCCGGTCCGGTGGAGACCATGGTCGTACTCGAGGAGATCGGGCGCCGGCTGGCACCCGAACCGCTGCTGGATGCGGTGCTGGTGCCGGGCGGTCTGGTCGCGCGGGTCGGCAGTGCCGAACAGCGGCAGCGGATTCTGCCCGAGGTGACCGGCGGTACCAAGCTGCTGGCATTCGCGCATGCCGAGCCCGGTGTGCGCTGGCCGTCCACCGAACTCGCGACCACCGCTGTGCAGCAGGGGGATTCGTGGGTGCTGACGGGTCTGAAGAATCCGGTTCCGCACGGTGACAGCGCCGATGAGCTGGTGGTCAGCGCGGTGCTGCCGACCGGCGGCATCGGACTGTTCCTGGTGGATGCGGCCGGAGTGCAGCGCAAGTCGTACCGGACGCTCGATGGTCAGCGTGGTGCGCAGATCGAATTCGACAAGGTGCCAGGCGAACTGCTCGGTGACAATATCGACGCCGCCGAGGCGGTGCAGGTCACGATCGGGCACGCCCAGGCCGCGCTGTGCGCGGAGTCCATCGGTGCGATGGAGGAGGCGCTGCGGCTGACGACGGATTATCTGAAGACGCGCAAGCAGTTCGGCGTCACGCTGTCGAAGTTCCAGACGCTGACCCAGCGCGCGGCGAATATGTACGTCTCGCTGGAATTGGCGCGCAGCATGAGCCTCTACGTGAATGCGTCGCTGGCCGATGGTGCCGATGCTGAATCTCTCGGCCACTCCGCAAGCTCCGTGGACGCGGTCGTCGCGTCGCGGGCGCGGCTGCAGGTCGGTCGCTCGGCTCGGCATATCGGCCAGGAGGCGATCCAGATGCACGGCGGCATCGGCGTCACCGCGGAGTATCCGGTGAGCCATTACGTCGCTCGGCTCACCGCGATCGAGCGCACGCTCGGTGGTGGGTTGGAGCATTTGCGGGTGCTCAGTGCGCAGGTCGGTTCTTACGACCTGCCGGAGCTGTAG
- a CDS encoding hydroxymethylglutaryl-CoA lyase, whose product MLRDVTLRDGLQLTGKVLPVERKVDIVRQLLAVGVPALEIGSMARPDLVPPMANTMELIAALSPEELQRCWVWVATPRHVEKAAAAGVRNFQYCFSASDAHNKANIGRSTEDSVAAMPDAVRLAREADGEIQLCLATSFTCPFDGPVDPERVLAIANDPRTEGACDIVIADTLGQAHPTQVSELISAVRDRTPHRRIVFHGHDTWGMGVANTLAALQAGATMVDGSLGGLGGCPFAPGASGNTSTEDILFATRPTWFTPPVLAELVGLTEDLLAELDEPNRSRTAEGARSKAAAFEWVTSAP is encoded by the coding sequence ATGCTGCGCGATGTGACATTGCGCGACGGGCTGCAGTTGACCGGAAAGGTGCTGCCGGTCGAGCGCAAGGTGGATATCGTGCGCCAACTGCTCGCCGTGGGCGTGCCCGCACTGGAGATCGGGTCGATGGCGCGTCCCGATCTGGTGCCGCCGATGGCCAACACCATGGAACTCATTGCCGCGTTGAGTCCCGAAGAGCTGCAACGCTGTTGGGTCTGGGTAGCGACACCGCGCCATGTGGAGAAGGCCGCCGCCGCGGGCGTGCGCAACTTCCAGTACTGCTTCTCCGCATCGGACGCGCATAATAAGGCCAATATCGGCCGCAGCACCGAGGACAGTGTCGCCGCGATGCCGGATGCCGTTCGGTTGGCGCGGGAGGCGGACGGCGAAATCCAGCTCTGCCTCGCCACCAGCTTCACCTGCCCGTTCGACGGTCCCGTCGATCCCGAGCGAGTTCTGGCCATCGCCAACGACCCGCGCACGGAGGGCGCTTGCGACATAGTCATCGCCGACACTCTCGGCCAGGCTCACCCGACCCAGGTATCGGAGCTGATCTCGGCCGTGCGCGACCGAACCCCGCACCGCCGCATCGTCTTCCACGGTCACGACACCTGGGGCATGGGCGTCGCCAATACCCTCGCGGCCCTGCAAGCCGGAGCAACCATGGTCGACGGCTCCCTCGGCGGCCTCGGCGGCTGCCCCTTTGCCCCCGGCGCCAGCGGCAACACCTCCACCGAAGACATCCTCTTCGCCACCCGCCCCACCTGGTTCACCCCGCCGGTCCTGGCAGAGCTGGTCGGCCTCACCGAAGACCTACTGGCCGAGCTCGACGAACCCAACCGCTCCCGCACCGCCGAAGGCGCCCGCTCCAAAGCCGCCGCCTTCGAATGGGTCACCTCCGCCCCCTGA